A single region of the Salicibibacter cibi genome encodes:
- a CDS encoding ABC transporter ATP-binding protein codes for MISVENLSKNISGKEIIKHVDFRLRSNMITALLGMNGAGKTTTLHMLATILKPSAGRVVMHEAVKDARKEIGFLPQHPTFHGWMSAREYVTMAGELGGLSRGDANVRADEVLMQTGLERSAAQRISEFSGGMKQRLGIAQAIIHRPKLLLLDEPVSSLDPQGRKDVISLLSELKKKTTILYSTHILHDAEQIADDVLMMHKGKIVAFERLDELMQQSSNRTKFTVHAEELLDDWGVKLQKRYPDWTIHVRESKADIEGPIEGVEMQAKVMESLVENRVAIRSLIAGEGSLDELFREVIKRV; via the coding sequence GTGATTAGCGTAGAAAATCTCTCGAAAAATATTTCAGGAAAAGAAATTATTAAGCATGTTGATTTTCGTTTACGTTCGAACATGATTACGGCACTTCTCGGCATGAATGGAGCAGGGAAAACGACGACGCTTCATATGCTTGCGACAATTCTCAAGCCAAGCGCCGGGCGGGTCGTCATGCACGAAGCCGTCAAGGACGCACGCAAAGAAATAGGCTTCTTGCCCCAACACCCAACGTTTCATGGCTGGATGAGCGCTCGGGAATACGTAACCATGGCGGGGGAGCTTGGCGGATTATCTCGTGGCGATGCTAATGTGCGAGCGGATGAAGTACTTATGCAAACGGGGCTCGAGAGAAGTGCAGCCCAAAGGATTTCAGAATTTTCTGGTGGAATGAAACAAAGGCTTGGTATCGCACAAGCGATCATTCATCGCCCAAAACTTTTACTCTTGGATGAGCCGGTGTCATCGCTTGATCCACAAGGAAGAAAGGACGTTATTTCGCTGCTTAGTGAGCTAAAAAAGAAGACGACAATTTTGTATTCAACGCACATTTTACACGATGCGGAGCAAATTGCCGATGACGTTCTCATGATGCACAAAGGAAAGATCGTCGCCTTTGAACGTTTGGATGAGCTTATGCAACAATCGTCGAATCGAACAAAATTCACCGTTCATGCTGAAGAATTACTGGATGATTGGGGCGTAAAGCTGCAAAAACGTTACCCTGATTGGACTATTCATGTTCGAGAATCAAAAGCAGATATCGAAGGACCTATAGAAGGAGTGGAAATGCAAGCAAAAGTGATGGAGAGCCTCGTAGAAAATCGAGTAGCAATTCGCAGTTTAATCGCTGGAGAAGGATCGTTGGATGAACTGTTTCGTGAGGTGATTAAACGTGTTTAA
- a CDS encoding response regulator transcription factor, with amino-acid sequence MRHNVLIIDDDKELCRLLQKNLNVENMDADIYHTGKEGLFALKDERYQLVVLDIMMPGMDGFQVLEKIREISSLPILMLTAKSDSASKVVGLRSGADDYLIKPFDMDECIARIHSLIRRYTNFNPHFEPEEILTFDGLMIDLESRSVSTKNRRMELPPKEFDILVYCAQNQGKILTKQQIYEKVWGESYVYDDNNMMAIISKLRKKIEDNPSSPAYIQTVKGIGYRFSREV; translated from the coding sequence ATGAGACATAACGTTTTGATTATCGATGATGATAAGGAATTATGTCGTTTGCTTCAAAAAAATTTAAACGTAGAAAATATGGATGCAGATATCTATCATACAGGAAAAGAAGGTCTTTTTGCATTAAAGGATGAAAGATACCAACTCGTTGTTCTTGATATCATGATGCCGGGAATGGACGGGTTTCAAGTATTGGAAAAGATAAGGGAAATAAGCAGCCTGCCCATATTGATGTTAACAGCTAAAAGTGATAGTGCCTCGAAAGTCGTTGGTCTACGTTCCGGGGCAGACGATTATTTAATCAAACCATTTGATATGGATGAATGTATTGCCCGCATCCATTCTCTTATTCGACGCTATACCAATTTTAATCCTCATTTTGAACCGGAAGAGATTTTAACATTTGACGGATTAATGATTGATTTAGAAAGCCGGAGTGTTTCAACAAAAAACCGGAGAATGGAATTGCCACCGAAGGAATTCGATATCCTGGTTTATTGCGCACAAAATCAAGGGAAGATTTTAACAAAACAACAGATCTACGAGAAGGTTTGGGGAGAATCTTACGTATATGATGATAATAATATGATGGCTATCATCAGTAAGCTGCGTAAAAAAATTGAAGATAATCCCAGTTCGCCCGCCTATATTCAAACGGTAAAAGGCATTGGTTACCGATTCAGTAGGGAGGTCTAG
- a CDS encoding DUF5345 family protein codes for MKEDEVKERLKQSLSTTERSRASKKPTSGEMITLIKQTREKQRKEMYIFLIIALVFIMSTVLFIARAPLLFAGFQVVVTVVGIGFLVVERRFQYE; via the coding sequence ATGAAAGAAGATGAAGTGAAAGAACGCTTGAAACAATCACTGTCGACGACTGAACGTTCTAGAGCAAGTAAGAAACCTACTTCAGGCGAGATGATCACACTCATCAAACAAACACGTGAGAAACAGCGAAAAGAAATGTATATTTTCCTTATCATCGCTCTCGTTTTTATTATGAGCACCGTATTGTTCATTGCTAGAGCCCCTCTTTTGTTTGCAGGTTTTCAAGTGGTTGTGACGGTGGTCGGGATTGGATTTCTAGTTGTCGAAAGGAGGTTTCAGTATGAGTGA
- a CDS encoding mechanosensitive ion channel, whose protein sequence is MNTMENMWSQLLQSVPNIIAALLLLLLAWVIAKIVKSIISSIVRKVKWPTFMRNEKSESENVSRSDKNDDINHHEQIAESTGSIAYYLVFILFIPGILGTLNLTAVAQPISNMMESVLTFLPNILLAAIILIIGVLVARLIRNLVQSALHALNFDRFFDKMQTNQRERPDSDTLSSILANIVMVIVLIPIIVIALEALNIQTISEPIVMVLSSILSIIPNLFVAIILVIAGYYIATFISRLLTSLLNRTNINRVYEAIGFGPREGQTFDLPGVLGRIVQVLIILFFTVEALHVIDLNVLNQVGNAVILYLPMLLSALLIIGLGLIAGNFLEQAVVRYTRSSLSALIVKYTVILFAVFMTLDQLGFAGTIVNIGFLLILGGLAVAFTISFGIGGRDFATRQLDRFENKLKKKQQIEDDQES, encoded by the coding sequence ATGAATACAATGGAAAATATGTGGTCCCAACTGTTACAAAGCGTCCCCAACATTATAGCAGCGCTCTTATTATTGCTGCTCGCGTGGGTGATCGCAAAAATCGTCAAGAGCATCATTTCATCTATCGTAAGAAAAGTTAAATGGCCGACCTTTATGCGAAACGAAAAAAGCGAAAGCGAAAATGTAAGTCGAAGCGATAAAAATGATGATATAAATCACCATGAGCAAATCGCGGAATCAACAGGTTCCATCGCGTATTATCTCGTGTTTATTTTGTTTATACCGGGTATTTTGGGTACGTTGAACCTGACCGCTGTTGCACAGCCGATCTCGAATATGATGGAATCGGTGTTGACATTTTTACCTAACATATTATTAGCAGCAATCATCTTAATCATAGGTGTCTTGGTGGCACGTTTAATTCGCAACCTCGTCCAGAGTGCCCTTCATGCGCTCAATTTTGATCGCTTTTTTGATAAAATGCAGACAAATCAGCGGGAACGACCAGATTCGGATACCCTCTCATCGATACTGGCCAATATCGTAATGGTGATTGTTTTAATACCTATTATTGTTATCGCCCTTGAGGCCCTCAATATTCAAACGATCTCAGAACCGATCGTTATGGTCTTATCCAGTATACTGAGCATCATTCCGAACTTGTTTGTAGCGATTATTCTAGTGATTGCCGGGTACTACATTGCAACGTTTATATCACGTTTATTAACCAGCTTATTAAACCGCACGAATATCAATCGCGTCTACGAAGCGATTGGATTCGGGCCTCGTGAGGGGCAAACGTTTGACCTTCCGGGCGTTTTGGGAAGAATCGTTCAGGTTTTGATTATCTTGTTTTTTACCGTTGAAGCATTGCATGTCATCGACTTAAATGTGTTGAATCAAGTCGGCAATGCCGTTATTCTCTATTTGCCGATGCTGTTAAGTGCGTTGTTGATCATTGGCCTCGGTCTTATCGCCGGGAATTTCCTCGAACAAGCCGTTGTTCGTTACACACGCAGCTCATTATCGGCATTGATCGTCAAGTATACAGTCATTCTCTTTGCCGTTTTTATGACGTTGGATCAACTTGGCTTCGCGGGCACGATCGTGAATATCGGCTTTTTATTAATCCTTGGTGGATTGGCCGTAGCTTTCACCATCTCTTTTGGGATCGGCGGGCGCGACTTCGCGACTAGACAGTTGGATAGATTTGAAAACAAACTAAAAAAGAAACAGCAGATTGAGGATGATCAGGAATCATAA
- a CDS encoding PLD nuclease N-terminal domain-containing protein yields the protein MTTDLFLLILPIVLIDLTLKIVALIDLYRRPRANGPKWMWTLAILIVSTFGPIIYFIFGRSKGA from the coding sequence ATGACGACTGATCTATTTTTACTCATCTTGCCGATCGTACTGATCGATCTTACTTTAAAAATCGTAGCACTCATTGACCTTTACCGTCGTCCGAGAGCTAACGGACCAAAGTGGATGTGGACACTTGCGATCTTGATCGTGAGCACATTTGGACCGATTATTTATTTCATCTTCGGCCGTTCGAAAGGAGCGTAA
- a CDS encoding transcriptional regulator, which yields MSELQEIPIWAFFLIFLGLFAQSTFLFIHSRRNGHLRWFWGIWGMLNLPTPLIVYVLYITFIIPYRERRLTNDD from the coding sequence ATGAGTGAACTTCAAGAAATCCCGATTTGGGCGTTTTTTCTGATATTCCTCGGGTTGTTTGCGCAAAGCACATTCCTCTTTATCCATAGCCGTAGAAATGGCCATCTTCGCTGGTTTTGGGGGATTTGGGGGATGCTCAATTTGCCAACGCCGCTCATCGTTTACGTTCTTTATATTACATTCATCATTCCATATAGGGAGAGGAGACTTACAAATGACGACTGA
- a CDS encoding sensor histidine kinase, translated as MDILIALFIIAFVGSLVLNLILGIKVNRFKHQIHHISHVLSDIEQGNSKRRILVQNRELVAPLAFKMNEIVYYYDHQLAILKQNEELNKQLMTSLSHDVRTPLTTLMGYLHAVKKGVVTAQEKDTYIAIACRKAGDLKEYTDKLFEWFKIQSDDYVFSFEETEMTEMTRNILIDWIPIFEEANVDYDFDIPEQKILTTIDRESYRRVINNLVQNIVTHSHATKICLTVKKQSDRFTIRIKDNGVGIAPEDLPHIFENLYTGDRSRSNKGSGLGLAIVQQLIQKMMGSISVQSEPNKGAAFFISFQATS; from the coding sequence ATGGATATCTTGATCGCATTGTTCATCATTGCTTTCGTTGGATCACTGGTTCTAAATCTTATACTAGGGATAAAGGTCAATCGTTTTAAACATCAAATTCACCATATTTCTCATGTGTTATCGGATATCGAGCAAGGGAACAGTAAGCGCAGAATTTTAGTGCAAAATCGTGAACTAGTGGCACCACTCGCTTTCAAGATGAATGAAATTGTTTATTATTATGATCATCAACTGGCTATATTAAAACAAAATGAAGAACTAAATAAACAGCTGATGACAAGTCTTTCGCATGATGTGCGTACACCGCTTACAACGTTAATGGGTTATCTTCATGCTGTCAAAAAGGGGGTTGTAACGGCACAGGAAAAAGATACTTACATTGCTATTGCCTGTAGAAAAGCAGGTGACTTAAAAGAATATACGGATAAGCTGTTTGAGTGGTTTAAGATTCAATCGGATGATTATGTATTTTCTTTTGAGGAAACAGAAATGACGGAAATGACCCGAAATATCTTAATTGATTGGATTCCTATATTTGAAGAGGCAAATGTTGACTATGATTTTGATATCCCGGAACAAAAAATACTGACGACGATTGATAGAGAAAGTTACAGGCGTGTCATCAACAACTTAGTTCAAAATATCGTTACACATAGTCATGCGACAAAAATATGCTTAACTGTAAAGAAACAATCGGATCGTTTTACCATTCGCATCAAAGATAATGGCGTAGGAATTGCCCCAGAAGATTTACCCCATATTTTTGAAAACCTCTATACAGGTGATCGGTCTCGCTCAAATAAGGGAAGTGGATTAGGACTGGCTATAGTTCAACAACTCATTCAAAAAATGATGGGGTCCATTTCTGTACAAAGCGAACCAAATAAAGGGGCTGCTTTCTTCATATCATTTCAAGCAACCAGCTAA
- a CDS encoding YbjQ family protein, whose product MLIATTDQLENHDIKEVIGYVKGNTIKTKHLGHDIMASLKALIGGEIKEYDDMLNKARQVAISRMVQEAEEKGANAIVGFRLQNSAIMRNASEIVAYGTGVRIE is encoded by the coding sequence ATGTTAATCGCGACTACTGATCAGTTGGAAAATCACGACATAAAAGAAGTGATCGGCTATGTCAAAGGAAACACGATTAAAACAAAACATCTGGGCCATGATATTATGGCTTCGTTGAAAGCCTTGATTGGCGGAGAAATTAAAGAATACGATGATATGTTAAATAAAGCAAGACAAGTGGCTATAAGCCGTATGGTTCAAGAAGCTGAAGAAAAAGGAGCTAACGCGATTGTCGGCTTTCGCCTGCAAAACTCTGCCATCATGAGAAACGCTTCAGAAATTGTTGCTTATGGAACCGGTGTAAGGATCGAATGA
- a CDS encoding polysaccharide deacetylase family protein codes for MKSRSYQVFGNMVDRIDTDEKVVALTFDDGPNQKVPELLALLDEYSVPATFFLVGRDIETHPEEMRMIINSSEITPIPIQE; via the coding sequence ATGAAATCACGATCGTATCAGGTGTTTGGAAATATGGTGGACCGCATTGATACGGATGAGAAGGTGGTTGCCTTAACGTTTGATGATGGTCCAAATCAAAAGGTGCCCGAATTGTTGGCACTGCTGGATGAGTATTCGGTGCCTGCAACATTCTTTCTTGTAGGACGGGACATAGAAACCCATCCTGAAGAGATGCGGATGATCATTAATAGTTCGGAAATCACACCTATTCCCATCCAAGAATGA
- a CDS encoding YihY/virulence factor BrkB family protein translates to MISIKNSKAFFKMLFQKFQNDETTGLAAQLAYYFLLSLFPLLLFILTLLPYFSLPINQVIEWIQDFAPGDTGQMIAGNVSSLLSETRGGLLSVGLIGTLWTASGGISAFIRATNRAYEVKETRPFLKVKLLSLTLTFSMVFVIAITLIIPVFGQAIINVIQTWIPFSYNMEFLFQVLRWVIAISIMIFVLMMLYYAAPNAHFKMREVFWGAFIATIGWQITSLGFSFYVSNFGNYEATYGAIGGIIILMLWFYLTGIILIVGGQINALLYKWKHS, encoded by the coding sequence ATGATTTCAATAAAAAATTCTAAAGCATTCTTTAAAATGCTTTTCCAAAAATTCCAGAATGATGAAACAACAGGTCTCGCCGCACAACTGGCCTATTATTTTTTGTTATCATTGTTTCCTTTATTATTGTTTATTCTTACCCTTCTTCCTTATTTTTCCTTGCCTATCAATCAAGTGATCGAATGGATTCAAGATTTCGCTCCAGGCGATACAGGCCAAATGATTGCAGGCAATGTCAGCTCTCTCTTAAGTGAAACCAGAGGCGGCCTTCTTTCCGTTGGCCTTATCGGTACGCTTTGGACAGCTTCCGGCGGCATCAGCGCATTTATACGGGCAACCAATCGAGCTTATGAAGTGAAAGAAACCAGGCCATTCCTTAAAGTAAAACTATTATCATTGACGTTAACCTTTTCCATGGTATTTGTGATTGCAATTACATTAATCATACCCGTCTTTGGCCAAGCCATTATAAATGTCATCCAAACTTGGATTCCCTTTTCTTATAACATGGAATTTCTATTTCAAGTGTTAAGGTGGGTCATTGCCATCTCGATTATGATTTTTGTCCTGATGATGTTATATTATGCCGCGCCAAATGCCCATTTTAAAATGCGAGAAGTCTTTTGGGGTGCCTTTATCGCAACCATCGGGTGGCAAATCACTTCTCTCGGCTTTTCTTTTTACGTTAGCAATTTCGGAAATTATGAAGCTACGTATGGCGCCATTGGCGGTATCATCATCCTCATGCTCTGGTTTTATTTAACCGGCATTATCTTAATTGTTGGCGGGCAGATCAATGCGTTGCTTTATAAGTGGAAACATAGTTAG
- a CDS encoding ABC transporter permease, protein MFNVLLRKELLETFRSYRWLWLPVFFIGLAIMQPLLSFYMEDIVEQFGSMPEGTMMTIPTPSAEQVYSETLGQFTQIGTFTLVLAFMGSLSNERKSGEALLTLSKPTKYYAYWFSKWVSALGITTVSYLVGITAAIYYIFALFEPLPAGEILLSTIAYLVWLMFVVTIVLVWSTVSKHTSVAAAGALITLLLLNVSASLFGDLMSWTPGILPGIAAGVETDTVVIPIIVSLMLIAVLITASIRYMKKTDWLM, encoded by the coding sequence GTGTTTAACGTTCTATTAAGGAAAGAGCTGCTCGAAACATTCCGTAGCTACCGCTGGTTGTGGCTCCCTGTGTTTTTCATCGGGCTTGCGATCATGCAGCCGCTACTGAGTTTTTATATGGAGGATATTGTTGAGCAATTCGGTAGTATGCCCGAAGGTACAATGATGACCATTCCAACACCATCAGCCGAGCAAGTTTATAGTGAAACACTTGGTCAGTTCACACAAATCGGTACATTTACCCTTGTTCTTGCGTTTATGGGAAGTTTAAGCAATGAGCGAAAGAGCGGGGAAGCATTGCTTACACTAAGCAAACCAACGAAATATTACGCATATTGGTTCTCGAAGTGGGTATCAGCGTTAGGGATAACGACAGTTAGTTATTTAGTAGGCATCACTGCAGCAATATATTACATCTTTGCCTTGTTTGAACCGCTACCAGCCGGGGAGATCCTCTTATCAACGATTGCATATTTGGTGTGGCTCATGTTTGTCGTTACGATCGTACTCGTTTGGAGCACTGTGAGTAAACATACGAGTGTCGCTGCCGCGGGGGCTCTTATTACGCTGCTTTTACTTAATGTCTCAGCATCATTGTTTGGGGATTTGATGTCATGGACGCCTGGCATTCTCCCGGGGATTGCTGCAGGCGTAGAAACGGATACCGTTGTAATTCCGATTATCGTGAGTTTGATGCTGATTGCGGTGCTCATCACAGCTTCTATACGTTATATGAAAAAGACGGATTGGCTGATGTAA
- a CDS encoding transglycosylase domain-containing protein, translated as MAQYRSRTEKRRSEKKGKRSLLKKVFFIFIGVSVAGTVTVTAVAASMIGNAPELNEEELKFAEGATIYDMNDNELGRLQGSENRSYRDIDDMPEHLKNAFIAVEDYRFYEHSGIDLYRIGGAIASNITDGFGSEGASTITQQLVKQAFLSADQSMERKVQEQWLALQMERQYSKDEILEMYLNSSYFDSSAWGVGESAIRYFNKEDLNELTVADAAVLAAIPRRPSYYNPQNNPEEAEQRRDMIISMMEEQALISGDEAAEAMAVNIEDQLDYTPPENIAYQSIIDQVMEEVENINGIESTDMYAAGFDIYTTIDPEAQETAQDVIQSDEYISQYPDNDEFQVGFSLLDTETGAIRAMVGNREETEEERGLNYATSTSGQPGSTVKPILDYGPAIEELGWYTGETIDDEPHEYSDGTSIRNYGGNYSGEVSMREALVRSLNIPAVKAIQEVGLDDAQSFAESLGLGLGFDQDITEGYALGGFDEGISSMDMAGANAAFGNEGTYNEPYSVRKVEFRDGREMENSPESEQVMYESTAYMMSDMLKDVVSDGSGTGQRANIEGLPLAGKTGTSNFTQEELGNYDVPDGGVPDVWFNGYTTDYTAAVWTGFGGGRDSGYLIGEEQNIAQDIFRIIMTNVHEGEETEDFSRPNSICETDGELYRCGEPPAQATEEADEEGTDEETPEAPDEEGIEEEELEEEEDDEEGTEPETPDEEGTEEEEPEEDVEEEDEDEEDEEDEEDEEDEEDEEDEEDEEDEEEEEDEEDEEDEEEEEDEEDEEDEEDEEDEEDEEEENVDVEDDE; from the coding sequence ATGGCGCAGTATCGATCGCGAACGGAAAAACGCCGTTCTGAAAAGAAGGGAAAACGATCCCTGTTAAAAAAAGTGTTTTTCATTTTCATCGGGGTTTCGGTTGCTGGTACGGTAACGGTGACAGCAGTAGCAGCTTCAATGATTGGAAATGCCCCCGAACTTAACGAAGAGGAACTTAAGTTTGCGGAAGGGGCAACGATTTATGATATGAACGATAATGAGCTCGGACGCCTACAAGGGTCGGAGAATCGTAGCTATCGGGACATTGATGACATGCCCGAACATCTGAAGAATGCGTTTATAGCGGTAGAAGACTATCGCTTTTATGAACATAGTGGCATTGATCTTTACCGGATTGGCGGTGCGATTGCCTCAAATATTACGGATGGTTTTGGTTCTGAAGGGGCGAGTACGATTACCCAACAGCTCGTCAAACAAGCCTTCTTATCCGCCGATCAATCGATGGAAAGGAAAGTGCAGGAACAATGGCTCGCCCTGCAAATGGAGCGGCAATATTCCAAAGATGAGATCCTGGAAATGTATTTAAATAGCAGTTACTTCGACAGTTCTGCCTGGGGTGTTGGAGAATCTGCGATTCGTTATTTTAATAAAGAAGATCTGAACGAACTTACGGTCGCTGATGCTGCTGTTTTGGCAGCCATCCCGCGGCGTCCTTCCTATTATAATCCGCAAAATAATCCCGAGGAGGCTGAACAGCGTCGGGATATGATCATTTCCATGATGGAGGAGCAAGCATTGATTAGCGGAGATGAAGCAGCCGAGGCTATGGCTGTAAATATTGAAGATCAGCTGGATTATACCCCTCCGGAGAATATTGCCTATCAATCGATCATTGACCAAGTGATGGAAGAAGTAGAAAATATCAATGGTATTGAAAGCACGGATATGTATGCGGCCGGTTTTGATATTTATACGACGATTGATCCGGAGGCGCAGGAGACTGCACAGGATGTTATTCAAAGCGATGAATATATTTCCCAATATCCTGATAATGACGAGTTCCAGGTAGGCTTTTCCCTCCTTGACACGGAAACCGGTGCGATCCGTGCAATGGTAGGTAATCGTGAGGAGACAGAAGAGGAAAGAGGTTTAAATTACGCGACCTCCACCAGCGGTCAACCGGGATCGACGGTCAAGCCCATCCTTGATTATGGACCTGCTATCGAGGAGTTGGGTTGGTACACCGGAGAAACGATTGATGATGAACCCCACGAATATTCGGATGGGACTTCCATTCGTAATTATGGCGGTAATTATAGTGGCGAGGTCTCCATGCGAGAAGCGCTTGTACGATCTTTAAACATTCCGGCTGTAAAGGCGATCCAGGAAGTCGGTTTGGACGATGCCCAGTCATTTGCTGAAAGTCTCGGTCTCGGTCTCGGTTTCGATCAGGATATTACCGAAGGCTATGCCTTAGGTGGTTTTGATGAAGGTATATCCAGTATGGACATGGCTGGCGCCAATGCCGCGTTTGGAAATGAAGGAACTTACAATGAACCTTATAGCGTTCGAAAAGTGGAATTTCGTGATGGACGTGAGATGGAGAACTCCCCTGAATCAGAACAAGTGATGTACGAATCGACCGCTTATATGATGTCAGATATGCTTAAAGATGTCGTGAGCGACGGTTCTGGAACCGGTCAACGTGCGAACATTGAAGGACTGCCGCTAGCCGGAAAGACTGGAACTTCGAATTTTACCCAGGAAGAGTTAGGGAATTATGACGTCCCTGACGGAGGTGTGCCGGATGTTTGGTTTAACGGCTACACGACTGACTATACGGCAGCTGTCTGGACCGGGTTTGGTGGTGGACGCGACAGTGGCTATTTGATCGGTGAAGAACAGAATATTGCTCAGGATATTTTCCGGATCATCATGACAAACGTTCACGAAGGCGAGGAAACGGAAGATTTTTCACGGCCAAATTCCATTTGTGAGACCGATGGTGAACTTTATCGATGTGGAGAGCCTCCGGCACAAGCAACCGAAGAAGCGGATGAGGAAGGAACGGATGAAGAGACACCTGAAGCACCGGACGAAGAAGGAATAGAAGAAGAAGAGTTGGAGGAAGAGGAAGACGATGAGGAAGGAACAGAGCCGGAGACACCGGATGAGGAAGGAACAGAAGAGGAAGAACCGGAAGAAGACGTAGAAGAGGAGGACGAAGACGAAGAAGACGAGGAAGACGAGGAAGACGAGGAAGACGAAGAAGACGAGGAAGACGAAGAAGACGAGGAAGACGAAGAAGAAGAGGAAGACGAAGAAGACGAAGAAGATGAAGAAGAGGAGGAAGACGAGGAAGACGAGGAAGATGAAGAAGACGAAGAAGATGAAGAAGATGAAGAAGAGGAAAATGTAGACGTCGAGGACGACGAATAA
- the murA gene encoding UDP-N-acetylglucosamine 1-carboxyvinyltransferase, translated as MVEKIKVQGGKKLAGTVRTEGAKNAVLPVLAASLLADKGTSTIYDVPPLADVYTMKNVLSHLQMDVSYEDGVFTANAEQKALRPTAPFEYVQKMRASFLVMGPLLARTGRANVALPGGCAIGTRPIDQHLKGFEAMGAQVEIGKGYIEAKVDGRLKGTNIYLDFPSVGATENIMMAAVMAEGTTIIENVAEEPEIVCLANYLNAMGGVVRGAGTDSIRIDGVDHLEAADHTIIPDRVEAGTFMVAAAITGGDVFVEGALIEHLRPLVAKMREMGVIIEEKDNGMRVIGPDILRPTDIKTMPHPGFPTDMQAPFMALLTQAKGTSIVTENVFENRFMHIEEFHRMNASIKIEDRSAIITGPTRLTGGEVSATDLRAAAALVIAGLVSEEETTLAELRHIDRGYVDFHKKLQQLGARVERVSVEEEPEMPSQRSIELNNKAIN; from the coding sequence TTGGTAGAAAAGATAAAAGTTCAAGGAGGAAAGAAGCTGGCAGGAACCGTCAGAACGGAAGGCGCCAAAAATGCAGTTCTCCCTGTCCTCGCAGCCTCACTCCTAGCTGACAAAGGAACCAGCACCATCTATGATGTTCCTCCCTTAGCAGATGTATACACGATGAAAAACGTTTTAAGTCACTTGCAAATGGACGTCTCGTATGAAGATGGCGTCTTTACTGCAAATGCGGAGCAAAAGGCGTTACGACCGACTGCCCCGTTTGAATATGTCCAAAAAATGCGCGCTTCATTCCTTGTGATGGGCCCGTTGCTCGCGCGTACCGGTCGTGCGAATGTGGCTTTACCGGGTGGTTGCGCGATTGGCACCCGACCCATTGATCAGCATTTAAAAGGTTTTGAAGCCATGGGCGCCCAGGTAGAAATTGGGAAAGGCTATATCGAGGCGAAGGTAGACGGTCGCTTAAAAGGCACCAACATTTATCTGGATTTCCCAAGCGTGGGAGCCACCGAAAACATCATGATGGCCGCGGTTATGGCTGAAGGGACAACAATTATTGAGAACGTGGCCGAAGAGCCTGAAATTGTGTGTTTGGCAAATTACCTGAACGCCATGGGCGGTGTTGTTCGCGGCGCGGGGACCGATTCCATTCGGATTGATGGTGTCGATCATCTCGAAGCCGCCGATCACACGATTATTCCCGATCGCGTGGAAGCCGGTACCTTCATGGTAGCCGCGGCCATCACCGGCGGTGATGTGTTTGTGGAAGGCGCGCTTATCGAACATTTGCGTCCACTCGTAGCAAAGATGCGCGAGATGGGAGTTATCATTGAAGAAAAGGATAATGGCATGCGCGTCATTGGTCCGGATATTTTGCGGCCGACAGATATTAAAACCATGCCACATCCCGGATTCCCGACAGATATGCAAGCGCCGTTTATGGCATTGCTCACACAAGCAAAAGGAACGAGTATCGTTACCGAAAACGTGTTTGAGAACCGCTTTATGCACATAGAGGAATTTCACCGTATGAATGCTTCCATTAAGATTGAAGATCGGTCAGCGATTATTACGGGTCCGACGCGCCTGACCGGAGGAGAAGTATCCGCTACAGACTTGCGGGCAGCTGCAGCGCTTGTGATTGCGGGCCTCGTCTCGGAAGAAGAAACGACATTAGCGGAACTACGGCATATCGATCGCGGTTACGTTGATTTTCACAAGAAGCTGCAACAACTGGGCGCGAGAGTGGAGAGAGTAAGTGTCGAGGAAGAACCAGAAATGCCAAGTCAACGCTCGATAGAACTGAATAACAAGGCGATTAACTAG